One stretch of Leadbetterella byssophila DSM 17132 DNA includes these proteins:
- a CDS encoding LacI family DNA-binding transcriptional regulator → MKKKVTIYDIARELNVTVSTVSRALNDSKSISKETKEQVRDMAKKMNYSPNKLAASLKSGKTFTIGVIVPSARVQFFASVIHSMEDHLKSAGYGILLYQTNESLESEKQGVKTLLEAQVDGIIASLSLETETDVSHFHEVIRQGKALVLFDRSFEGLTVPSVTLNDFKAGYMAAEHLLKKGFKEILYMAPVQNIGIFRRRKEGFIAALKDYCVPNPEEKIHYGTLSIEGGRTFIRDLNDLPQAIIAGDDFTALGMLRELQERKNEKVAVMGFANEVFSEFITPSLTTIEQQPYKMGQECARLFLNMSQKNNIYDNPEEVVLEPILVKRASTK, encoded by the coding sequence TTGAAAAAGAAAGTAACCATCTATGACATTGCCAGAGAACTGAACGTTACAGTATCCACGGTATCAAGGGCACTTAATGACTCCAAAAGCATCAGCAAGGAGACGAAAGAGCAAGTTCGCGATATGGCGAAAAAGATGAACTATAGCCCTAACAAGCTAGCCGCTTCTCTTAAGTCTGGCAAGACATTCACCATAGGAGTGATAGTACCTAGTGCCCGAGTGCAGTTTTTTGCTTCAGTAATCCACAGCATGGAAGACCATCTCAAATCTGCAGGTTACGGGATTCTACTCTACCAGACGAATGAAAGCCTGGAAAGTGAAAAACAGGGAGTAAAAACCTTACTTGAAGCCCAAGTGGACGGCATTATTGCCTCTCTCTCCTTAGAAACGGAAACAGATGTATCCCATTTTCATGAAGTTATAAGACAGGGCAAAGCTTTGGTACTCTTTGACCGCTCCTTTGAAGGGCTGACCGTACCGTCAGTTACTCTTAACGACTTTAAAGCCGGATATATGGCAGCGGAACATCTTCTAAAGAAAGGTTTTAAAGAAATCTTATACATGGCACCTGTCCAGAATATTGGTATCTTTAGAAGAAGAAAAGAAGGGTTTATAGCTGCCCTAAAGGATTACTGTGTGCCTAATCCGGAAGAAAAAATACACTATGGAACACTTTCCATAGAAGGAGGAAGAACCTTTATAAGAGATTTAAATGACTTGCCTCAAGCCATCATTGCCGGAGATGACTTCACGGCCCTGGGCATGTTGAGAGAACTACAGGAAAGGAAAAATGAAAAAGTTGCCGTAATGGGTTTTGCGAATGAAGTGTTCTCTGAATTTATCACTCCTTCTTTGACTACTATTGAACAGCAACCCTATAAAATGGGTCAAGAGTGCGCTAGACTATTCTTAAATATGAGCCAAAAGAATAATATCTACGACAACCCAGAAGAAGTGGTACTGGAACCTATACTTGTAAAGAGGGCCAGTACAAAATAA